A DNA window from Flavisolibacter ginsenosidimutans contains the following coding sequences:
- a CDS encoding RagB/SusD family nutrient uptake outer membrane protein — MKKILLYTILIFLAAACKKSSLELTNPNAPTPDLSLTTEAGLQAFSLGVLQRMSAFVPNEGQANIYFIGAMAIHSALGDEVFQPYGNFSIRWVNQPLKITLPSGQVVVNPNGVDQKTQLQGFNSRDAGELNSFLYEWSACYYIITQCNQLLKSLNDPALSLSGDAATKKNTFKAWALWWKGYAYSRIGSQYLAAVINNEVGMTNNNFVAHDAVVQEGNRILNDCLTTLNDIQPNADYVSTMKAIVAAFDDNQNIVTPDMWKRQIYTIQARNLLVNKKLRDMTAADWQQILTLAAKGIQASDNIFKFGMDPNAVNDVSAGGYHPYAFIGDAVQYTFVSERLIQDFKPGDKRFTQNFTQFSVPKVNIRGRGLQLGTRWQPIAIEAGGRYATSANKGFVPWACSYEENELMKAEAFIKTGSVQQGLQIVDAIRDYQGAGLAHVANTGLSATQAYEELRRERRIALFLWGTAWYDARRWGVTEPASQGGGRAGAIVLVPGDLLSPPQAAPAAVPCFIDYSYMDYWDVPQNEIDFNVPSGTSVRVKN, encoded by the coding sequence ATGAAAAAAATCCTTCTTTATACAATCCTGATTTTTCTCGCGGCTGCGTGTAAAAAATCAAGTCTCGAATTAACCAACCCCAATGCGCCAACGCCCGATTTGTCGCTCACAACCGAAGCCGGCCTGCAGGCGTTTTCACTGGGCGTATTGCAACGCATGAGTGCCTTTGTTCCCAACGAAGGCCAGGCCAATATTTACTTCATCGGCGCTATGGCCATTCACAGCGCCTTGGGTGATGAGGTGTTTCAGCCTTATGGCAACTTTTCCATTCGTTGGGTAAACCAGCCCTTGAAGATTACGTTGCCCAGCGGGCAGGTGGTGGTTAATCCAAACGGCGTGGATCAAAAGACACAATTACAAGGATTTAATTCGCGTGACGCAGGCGAACTGAACTCCTTTTTATACGAATGGTCGGCTTGCTATTACATCATCACGCAATGCAATCAACTGCTGAAATCGTTGAACGACCCGGCGCTGAGTTTGAGCGGCGATGCGGCCACAAAAAAGAACACGTTCAAGGCCTGGGCTTTGTGGTGGAAAGGCTATGCGTATTCGCGGATCGGTTCGCAGTACCTGGCCGCGGTCATTAACAACGAGGTGGGCATGACCAATAACAATTTCGTGGCTCACGACGCCGTCGTGCAAGAAGGCAACCGCATCCTGAACGATTGCTTAACAACGCTGAATGACATTCAACCCAACGCCGATTATGTTTCCACCATGAAGGCGATTGTGGCCGCCTTTGACGACAACCAAAATATAGTAACACCCGACATGTGGAAGCGGCAGATTTATACGATACAAGCCAGAAACCTGCTTGTCAACAAAAAGCTGCGCGACATGACAGCAGCCGACTGGCAACAGATTCTTACGTTAGCAGCCAAAGGCATTCAGGCTTCGGACAACATCTTCAAATTCGGCATGGACCCAAACGCCGTGAACGATGTTTCGGCAGGCGGTTATCATCCTTATGCTTTTATCGGCGATGCCGTTCAATACACTTTCGTTAGCGAACGGTTGATCCAGGACTTTAAGCCCGGCGACAAACGCTTCACGCAAAACTTCACGCAGTTTAGCGTGCCGAAGGTGAACATTAGAGGCAGGGGTTTGCAATTGGGCACGCGGTGGCAGCCCATTGCTATTGAAGCTGGCGGCCGTTACGCCACCTCGGCAAACAAGGGCTTTGTTCCCTGGGCGTGCAGTTACGAAGAAAACGAACTGATGAAAGCCGAAGCCTTCATTAAAACAGGCAGCGTGCAGCAAGGTTTGCAAATTGTGGATGCCATACGTGATTACCAGGGCGCCGGTCTTGCACACGTAGCCAATACCGGCTTGAGCGCAACGCAGGCTTACGAGGAATTGCGCAGAGAGCGGCGCATTGCCTTGTTTCTTTGGGGAACGGCCTGGTACGATGCACGCCGCTGGGGCGTTACCGAACCGGCTTCGCAAGGCGGTGGCCGAGCCGGCGCCATTGTGCTTGTACCGGGAGATTTGCTTTCGCCGCCGCAGGCCGCACCCGCCGCCGTGCCTTGCTTTATTGATTACAGTTACATGGACTATTGGGACGTGCCGCAGAACGAAATTGATTTCAACGTACCGTCGGGCACATCGGTACGGGTGAAGAATTAA
- a CDS encoding hydrolase, protein MADAIQPLGRNTFGNPANTGKVLSEEEALNLLNSWVENERLRLHMKQVAAVMKAWALERENLSEEEAYKWWLAGLLHDADWEKHPTEHCRIIIEELERRNVDPSVIHCIASHGPRHFGVEPENSMDKMIYVFDELSGFIHAAALIRPSRYEGMDVKSILKKLKTPSFAAQVSREDIQDALSRISNSLEEIIDFIISHQKDVA, encoded by the coding sequence ATGGCAGACGCAATTCAACCGCTTGGCAGAAACACGTTCGGCAATCCCGCAAACACGGGCAAGGTTTTATCCGAAGAAGAAGCACTTAACCTTTTAAACAGTTGGGTAGAAAACGAACGCCTTCGCCTGCACATGAAGCAAGTGGCTGCAGTGATGAAAGCCTGGGCACTTGAACGAGAAAATTTATCCGAAGAAGAAGCTTACAAATGGTGGCTCGCGGGTCTTTTGCACGATGCGGATTGGGAGAAACATCCTACCGAACATTGCCGCATCATCATCGAAGAATTGGAACGCCGCAACGTAGATCCTTCTGTCATTCATTGCATCGCCTCCCACGGTCCGCGGCATTTTGGTGTAGAGCCGGAAAACAGCATGGACAAGATGATTTATGTGTTTGACGAACTCTCGGGTTTTATTCACGCCGCTGCGCTCATCCGCCCCAGCCGCTACGAGGGCATGGACGTAAAAAGCATCCTCAAAAAACTGAAGACGCCGTCCTTTGCCGCGCAGGTAAGCCGCGAGGACATTCAAGACGCTTTGTCCCGCATTTCCAACAGTTTGGAAGAAATCATTGACTTTATCATCTCGCACCAAAAAGACGTGGCGTAG
- a CDS encoding PKD domain-containing protein — protein MKKIYNLLASLFTGLLLHAQTTTPNVNFTFAVNGNTVTFTNTSANLGEGVKRAFWTFGDNNRATTGAYDGVAHQYALAGTYQACLKVYRYATNSNDSILIGSECKSITLEQHCEAGFQWVDTLTNSIGAHYVKFYGAASNNAGKRITEVCWNFGDGTDTCISATTGAAPPLSIMHRYSQGGTYNACIKVKFDGGCVAEKCNTVVLSHVTTVCSFDLSEAAANTASLERKFYVGLMTNRVAEKICWNFGDGTDTCVVLANPLNPQQLMIVHHYPAPGNYNVCAKVTYAGGCTAERCKPVSIAVAHSNVCGGYMTDSTINANTIRFRGLGIQNNGDYVLSYNWTFGDGTTGSGQTINHTFASPGRYNVCLYLKTNTGCETRICNPVGVSGNAQPQLVLTPNPVVNELHATFVSLFQQTVTVKIYNANGLMVRSYVRAANAGTNNWNFSDVGTLPTGVYSVIVQSSNQFATAIFFKQ, from the coding sequence ATGAAGAAGATTTACAACTTGCTTGCATCACTGTTTACAGGCCTTTTGCTTCATGCACAAACAACCACGCCCAATGTAAACTTTACGTTCGCGGTCAATGGCAACACCGTAACCTTCACCAATACCAGCGCAAATTTGGGTGAAGGCGTTAAAAGAGCCTTTTGGACTTTTGGTGATAACAACCGCGCCACCACCGGCGCTTACGATGGCGTTGCGCATCAATACGCATTAGCCGGAACCTACCAGGCTTGTTTGAAGGTTTACAGGTATGCCACCAACAGCAACGATTCCATCTTGATCGGTTCGGAATGCAAAAGCATTACACTTGAGCAGCACTGCGAAGCTGGTTTTCAATGGGTGGATACATTAACCAACAGCATCGGCGCCCATTACGTGAAATTTTACGGCGCTGCCAGCAACAACGCCGGTAAACGCATTACCGAAGTGTGCTGGAACTTTGGCGACGGAACCGACACCTGCATCTCAGCTACAACCGGCGCCGCACCGCCGTTAAGCATCATGCATCGCTACAGCCAGGGCGGAACGTACAACGCTTGCATCAAAGTAAAATTTGACGGCGGTTGCGTGGCCGAGAAATGCAACACGGTTGTTCTGTCCCATGTTACAACAGTTTGTTCGTTTGATTTGTCCGAAGCGGCCGCAAACACGGCTAGTCTTGAACGCAAATTTTACGTGGGCCTGATGACGAACAGGGTTGCGGAAAAAATCTGCTGGAATTTTGGTGATGGTACCGACACATGCGTTGTGCTTGCCAATCCGCTGAACCCGCAACAACTGATGATCGTGCATCATTATCCCGCACCCGGCAATTATAACGTTTGCGCAAAAGTGACCTATGCGGGTGGATGCACCGCTGAACGTTGCAAACCCGTTTCAATTGCCGTTGCGCACAGCAATGTTTGCGGCGGCTACATGACCGATTCTACGATCAACGCAAACACCATTCGCTTCAGAGGTTTGGGCATTCAGAACAACGGGGATTATGTCCTTTCTTACAACTGGACTTTTGGCGACGGCACAACGGGCAGCGGGCAAACAATCAATCACACGTTCGCTTCACCCGGTCGTTACAACGTATGTCTGTATTTAAAAACAAATACCGGCTGCGAAACAAGAATCTGCAATCCGGTTGGTGTCTCTGGCAACGCACAGCCGCAATTGGTTCTTACACCCAATCCGGTGGTGAACGAGTTGCACGCAACCTTTGTATCGCTGTTTCAGCAAACGGTAACGGTAAAAATTTACAACGCCAACGGGCTGATGGTGCGCAGCTATGTTAGAGCCGCAAACGCGGGTACGAACAACTGGAACTTTAGCGATGTGGGCACGCTGCCAACCGGCGTTTACTCGGTGATTGTTCAATCGTCCAACCAATTTGCAACGGCGATCTTTTTTAAACAGTGA
- a CDS encoding tetratricopeptide repeat protein, with the protein MKHLLLSFALFGSVTLFAQSAHETAYSFMKTGDHDNAILVLNKALQNSPNDEQLLQDITLAYYYKKDFTHARDYAKKLVDLDNVDVASYQIAGTVYRALEEAKEADKLYKKALKKYPNSGVLYSEYGELLWSKNDDAAIDQWEKGIQADPSYAGNYYHASSYYFFTKDKVWSLIYGEIFVNMEYLTERAREIKEQLLKAYKEKIFLTSNSDEGKPTSPFAQAVYETYAKQNSLTGKGVTVETLTMIRTRFILDWYAKYASKFPFRLFDYQQQLLRSGMFEAYNQWLFGPIENLAAFEQWTRTNADAYKKFTAFQRGRVFKMPGGQFYGVTKKST; encoded by the coding sequence ATGAAACACCTTCTCCTTTCGTTTGCGCTTTTTGGTTCGGTAACGTTGTTTGCGCAATCGGCGCACGAAACGGCGTACAGCTTTATGAAAACCGGCGATCACGACAACGCCATTCTGGTTTTGAACAAGGCTTTGCAAAACTCACCCAACGACGAACAATTGTTGCAGGACATTACGCTTGCTTACTACTATAAAAAAGACTTCACGCATGCCCGTGATTATGCCAAGAAACTCGTTGACCTCGACAACGTTGACGTAGCCTCTTATCAAATTGCGGGTACCGTTTACCGGGCGTTGGAAGAAGCCAAGGAAGCCGATAAGCTTTACAAGAAGGCGTTGAAGAAATACCCGAACAGCGGTGTTTTGTACAGCGAGTACGGCGAATTGCTGTGGAGCAAGAACGACGACGCGGCCATTGACCAATGGGAAAAAGGCATTCAGGCTGATCCGTCTTATGCCGGCAATTATTACCACGCTTCGTCTTATTATTTTTTTACCAAGGATAAAGTTTGGTCACTCATCTACGGCGAGATTTTCGTGAACATGGAATACCTCACCGAGCGGGCAAGAGAAATAAAAGAGCAGTTGCTCAAAGCCTACAAAGAGAAAATCTTTTTAACCAGCAACAGCGATGAAGGCAAGCCGACTTCGCCTTTTGCACAAGCCGTTTATGAAACCTATGCAAAGCAAAATTCCCTCACCGGCAAAGGTGTAACGGTAGAAACGCTTACGATGATTCGCACACGATTTATTTTGGATTGGTACGCAAAATATGCTTCCAAGTTTCCTTTTCGTTTATTCGATTATCAGCAACAACTCTTGCGCAGCGGCATGTTTGAAGCGTACAATCAATGGCTGTTTGGTCCCATTGAAAACCTGGCGGCTTTTGAGCAATGGACAAGAACCAATGCCGATGCCTACAAAAAATTTACAGCCTTTCAACGAGGCCGCGTTTTTAAAATGCCGGGCGGACAGTTTTACGGGGTAACGAAGAAAAGCACGTGA
- a CDS encoding DUF1015 domain-containing protein, with protein sequence MAHIKPFKALRPHNEYAAQVASRPYDVLNSEEARKEVQGNLLSFLHVTKSEVDLPADVDVHSEAVYQKAKENLDQLIERKVLFQDETPCYYIYELGWKGRTQTGLVCVSSIEDYLADVIKKHEFTRPEKEQDRIDHMRTVRAQTGNVFLACKDNVELSEVFAHRKKSHTADYSFTADDGVSHAIWVVSDVSTIDIITNIFKEKIPFTYIADGHHRAASAAKVSKDLSDSEDAQYFLTTIFPAAELAILDYNRIAKDLNGLSDDEFLQKLNEEFEITKSDAAVRPAELHSFGMYLNGQWYTLKAKEGTYKDDPIGVLDVTVLQNNVLDKILGIKDPRTDSRVDFVGGIRGLTELEKRVKDSDAKVAFSLHPVSLQQLFDIADSGEVMPPKSTWFEPKLRDGLLTHLI encoded by the coding sequence ATGGCGCACATCAAGCCCTTTAAAGCCCTTCGTCCGCACAACGAATATGCCGCTCAAGTTGCATCACGTCCTTACGACGTGTTGAATTCAGAAGAAGCAAGAAAAGAAGTACAGGGAAATCTTTTATCGTTTTTGCACGTTACCAAATCGGAAGTGGATTTACCCGCTGATGTTGATGTGCACAGCGAGGCCGTTTACCAAAAAGCAAAAGAAAACCTGGACCAGCTCATTGAGCGAAAGGTTTTGTTTCAGGACGAAACGCCCTGCTACTACATTTACGAATTGGGTTGGAAAGGCCGTACGCAAACGGGCTTGGTTTGCGTTTCTTCGATAGAAGATTATTTGGCCGACGTGATTAAAAAGCACGAGTTCACACGCCCCGAAAAAGAACAGGACCGCATCGATCACATGCGCACCGTAAGAGCACAAACGGGCAATGTGTTTCTTGCCTGCAAGGACAACGTTGAATTATCCGAAGTTTTTGCGCACCGCAAAAAAAGCCACACGGCCGATTATTCTTTTACCGCCGACGACGGCGTAAGCCACGCCATCTGGGTAGTGAGCGATGTGTCAACGATTGACATCATCACCAATATTTTTAAAGAAAAAATTCCTTTCACTTACATTGCCGACGGTCATCACCGCGCTGCTTCCGCTGCCAAGGTGAGTAAGGATTTAAGCGACAGCGAAGACGCACAATATTTTCTCACCACCATCTTCCCTGCAGCCGAGTTGGCAATACTCGATTACAACCGAATTGCAAAAGACCTGAACGGTTTAAGCGACGATGAATTTTTGCAAAAGCTGAACGAAGAATTTGAAATAACAAAGTCAGATGCTGCCGTTAGACCGGCGGAATTGCACAGCTTTGGCATGTACCTGAACGGCCAATGGTACACGCTAAAAGCAAAAGAAGGAACATACAAAGATGACCCCATTGGCGTGCTTGACGTAACGGTTTTGCAAAACAACGTGCTGGATAAAATTCTGGGCATCAAAGACCCGCGAACCGACAGCCGCGTTGATTTTGTGGGCGGCATTCGCGGCCTGACCGAATTGGAAAAGCGGGTAAAGGACAGCGATGCAAAAGTGGCTTTTAGCTTGCACCCGGTGAGCCTGCAACAATTGTTCGACATTGCCGATAGCGGCGAAGTAATGCCGCCGAAAAGTACTTGGTTTGAACCCAAGCTGCGCGACGGTTTGTTGACGCATCTGATATAA
- a CDS encoding DUF5615 family PIN-like protein — protein MKPLYLIDANLPFRVPVWQTDAAAFVVKINAKWDDEEIWNYAKANGLIIVTKDKDFIVKQAIAGSPPKLVHVKFGNLKLADFIHRIETVWKEVESLVQTHSIVNIYSDKLEAIK, from the coding sequence GTGAAACCTCTTTATCTGATTGACGCCAACCTGCCCTTTCGCGTACCGGTTTGGCAGACCGATGCGGCCGCTTTTGTGGTGAAGATCAATGCAAAATGGGACGATGAAGAAATTTGGAATTACGCAAAAGCAAACGGGCTAATTATCGTTACAAAAGACAAAGATTTTATCGTAAAACAGGCGATTGCCGGTTCGCCTCCGAAACTTGTGCACGTAAAGTTTGGCAATTTAAAACTGGCCGATTTCATTCACCGTATCGAAACCGTTTGGAAAGAAGTTGAAAGCCTTGTTCAAACACACTCCATTGTCAACATTTATTCGGATAAATTAGAAGCAATTAAATAA
- a CDS encoding DUF433 domain-containing protein yields MKSYLDRITIQPAQLDGKPCIRGLRISVQTVLEFLSVGNTAEEVIEQYPLLTKEDITACLQYAAKISGKEISYQIV; encoded by the coding sequence ATGAAAAGCTATTTGGATCGGATAACTATTCAACCTGCGCAATTGGACGGCAAACCATGCATTCGTGGTCTGCGCATTTCCGTTCAAACGGTGCTTGAATTTTTGAGCGTCGGCAACACAGCCGAAGAAGTAATTGAGCAATATCCCTTGTTAACAAAGGAAGATATCACCGCCTGTTTGCAGTACGCTGCGAAAATTTCGGGTAAAGAAATTTCTTATCAAATCGTTTGA
- the serC gene encoding 3-phosphoserine/phosphohydroxythreonine transaminase: protein MTTDTKELSNRSAAVTATSGKHNFNSGPSILPKEVFEEAAQGVLNFNGSGLSILEIGHRTKLFGAVIEEAIATLKELMQLDSEHEVLFLHGGASTQFFQVPMNLLDGNAVAAYTDTGIWGSKAIKEAKLFGSVDVVCSSKAENYTYLPKNFVLDKAKHAYVHITSNETVYGTQWHDLSPFYNSGVPVVADMSSDILSRQLDFNRFDLIYAGAQKNIGAAGVNVVVVNKRCLGKVTRALPSMMDYRAHIEASSLLNTPPVFAIYVCMLTLRWLKNFGGIAAAEKLNNQKAELMYQTVDALPIFKGTVAKEDRSTMNACFVATNEELEKEFLALCEKEGMVGVKGYRTVGGFRVSMYNALPLESVKAMTDLMKHFAQTKG from the coding sequence ATGACTACCGATACAAAAGAACTTTCTAACAGAAGTGCCGCTGTTACAGCAACGAGCGGCAAGCACAACTTCAACTCCGGTCCTTCCATTCTCCCAAAAGAGGTTTTTGAAGAAGCCGCACAAGGCGTTCTCAACTTTAACGGCAGCGGCCTTTCTATTTTGGAAATTGGTCACCGCACAAAACTTTTTGGCGCTGTGATTGAAGAGGCCATCGCCACGCTGAAAGAATTGATGCAGCTTGACAGCGAACACGAAGTGCTGTTTTTGCACGGCGGCGCTTCCACGCAATTCTTTCAGGTGCCCATGAATTTGTTAGACGGTAATGCTGTGGCCGCCTATACCGATACCGGCATCTGGGGCAGCAAAGCCATCAAAGAAGCAAAGCTTTTTGGAAGCGTGGATGTGGTGTGCAGTTCCAAAGCAGAGAACTATACGTATCTGCCCAAAAATTTTGTGCTCGACAAGGCCAAACACGCATACGTTCACATTACGTCCAACGAAACGGTTTACGGCACGCAGTGGCATGACCTCTCGCCTTTTTACAACAGCGGCGTTCCTGTTGTTGCTGACATGAGCTCCGATATTTTAAGCCGCCAACTGGACTTCAACAGGTTTGATCTCATTTATGCGGGAGCGCAAAAAAATATCGGTGCGGCCGGTGTAAACGTGGTCGTTGTTAACAAGCGTTGTTTGGGAAAAGTAACGCGGGCCTTGCCTTCGATGATGGATTACCGTGCGCACATTGAAGCATCTTCGTTGCTGAACACGCCGCCGGTTTTTGCCATTTACGTGTGCATGCTTACGCTTCGTTGGTTGAAGAATTTTGGCGGCATTGCGGCTGCGGAAAAGCTAAACAACCAAAAAGCAGAACTGATGTACCAAACCGTTGATGCCTTGCCCATCTTTAAAGGCACGGTAGCAAAGGAAGACCGTAGCACCATGAATGCTTGCTTTGTGGCAACGAACGAGGAATTGGAAAAAGAATTTCTGGCGCTTTGTGAAAAAGAAGGCATGGTGGGTGTGAAAGGTTATCGCACCGTCGGCGGCTTTCGCGTTTCGATGTACAATGCCTTGCCGCTGGAAAGCGTAAAAGCGATGACGGATTTGATGAAGCATTTTGCGCAAACGAAAGGATGA